The following is a genomic window from Triticum dicoccoides isolate Atlit2015 ecotype Zavitan unplaced genomic scaffold, WEW_v2.0 scaffold16957, whole genome shotgun sequence.
CTCCTCGTCTTCGACGACGGCGGCGCCGGCAAGCTGTTCGACTACTGCAGCCCCAGCACAAGGTCCGTTCTCCGTCCGTTCCGTCACGCGCTAGTCGAGACAAGCGAGATTCTGCATTATGGTTTTGATGATCATGCCGATTACTGAATCTGCATCCCTTgcaagtgccatctttggcatcgtCCTAGCCTGCCGCAGTATTGGCAATTGGCATGCTCGAATTGTGTTTTGTTTGTGATCAAGTTAGCCAGATGATGCTTTCGAATTTGGCTCTGATTTTAATCTTCTGCTCGGATTCAGATGCTTATGTTCATATTCAGTGTACAATATTACTATAGTTGTGACATATTTATACTTGACTTGTCGTTGTTAAGCTGGAGCGAGCTAATTGAGCGCTACGAGAGCATCACCAACCACAAGTTCCAGTTCCAGTTCCACAAAGTTACGTGCGAGCCCAAAGCCTTGgtggtgaagaaggaaaagagcagACATGCCACCCGCTCCCACGCTCCTGCGACGCGCCACTCCGGCGCCGGCagccacacccgccgccgccgcttccgcgccTACCCCCTCCGCTGCCGCTCCTAGCTCCCCGCTCGGCACCTCCTCCTCGCCTCGGTTCCCTCCTGGCTTCTCGTCACCGAGGTTCCTGCGCCCGGAGCTGGTGGGATCTCTTTTTCCCCAGCTGCTGGCTGCTGCTCCAGATCTGCGACCCCAGGTCGCCCCTGCCCTGGCTTCGGCCGTCGTGGCTGCCCCCAAGGTTGCTGACCTGCCACGCAAGGTGAGATTTGCTTTCAATGCGGAGCTGCTGGAAGATACGCCTCCACCCCCCATTCATGGCGCGCATCGCCCCTGTCTCAAATCCGCGCCTGCTGCTCCATTCAAGTCGGGTGCCTGGCGAGCAAGATGGAGTGCCTCCTCGAGCCCAACGCCTTCAGGGGAGGAGTCAAGGCAGGTCTCTTCAAGCGATGAATGGCATTTGGTGCGGCCGGCGTACTGGTGGCGTGAAGGCCGCTCCAACCACCGGCATTTAAGTCGCA
Proteins encoded in this region:
- the LOC119344461 gene encoding MADS-box transcription factor 4-like, which gives rise to MGRGRTEMKRIHNDVSRRATFGKRRRGLLKKAGELAVLCGVDLGLLVFDDGGAGKLFDYCSPSTRSVLRPFRHALVETSEILHYGFDDHADY